The following are encoded together in the Vigna angularis cultivar LongXiaoDou No.4 chromosome 9, ASM1680809v1, whole genome shotgun sequence genome:
- the LOC108346905 gene encoding probable glutathione S-transferase isoform X2: MAKEYGEVELFGLRGSPYAGRVQIALELKGVKYRYVEEDLRNKSDLLLKYNPIHKKVPVLVHNGKPLAESLVILEYIDEIWQNHPILPQHPYDRSLARFWSRFIDDKAAFTANQEEREKGTEESLHALQFLEDELKHKFFGGESIGLVDIAAGFIAFWLPAIQEAVGLKLLSSKNFPKLSKWSEEYTNHPVVKENLPQRERVVGFFKARYASIIAQN, translated from the exons ATGGCGAAAGAGTATGGAGAAGTTGAGTTGTTTGGTTTGAGGGGAAGCCCTTATGCTGGCAGGGTGCAGATAGCGCTGGAACTGAAGGGGGTGAAATACAGATACGTTGAAGAAGATCTTAGAAACAAGAGTGATCTTCTTCTGAAATACAACCCTATTCACAAGAAGGTTCCTGTGCTTGTCCACAACGGAAAACCTTTGGCTGAGTCCCTTGTCATTCTTGAATACATTGATGAGATATGGCAGAACCATCCCATCTTGCCGCAGCACCCCTATGATAGATCTTTGGCTCGATTCTGGTCAAGGTTTATTGATGACAAG GCTGCATTTACTGCAAATCAGGAGGAACGGGAGAAAGGCACTGAGGAATCACTTCATGCTCTTCAGTTTCTGGAGGATGAACTGAAACACAAGTTCTTTGGTGGTGAGAGTATTGGCCTAGTGGACATAGCCGCCGGCTTCATAGCTTTCTGGCTCCCTGCAATTCAAGAGGCTGTGGGGTTGAAACTGCTCAGCTCTAAGAACTTTCCAAAGCTTTCTAAATGGAGTGAAGAATACACCAACCACCCCGTTGTCAAAGAGAACCTTCCCCAAAGAGAGAGAGTTGTGGGTTTTTTCAAAGCGCGATATGCATCCATTATTGCTCAAAATTAG
- the LOC108346905 gene encoding probable glutathione S-transferase isoform X1: MAKEYGEVELFGLRGSPYAGRVQIALELKGVKYRYVEEDLRNKSDLLLKYNPIHKKVPVLVHNGKPLAESLVILEYIDEIWQNHPILPQHPYDRSLARFWSRFIDDKCLPAISKAAFTANQEEREKGTEESLHALQFLEDELKHKFFGGESIGLVDIAAGFIAFWLPAIQEAVGLKLLSSKNFPKLSKWSEEYTNHPVVKENLPQRERVVGFFKARYASIIAQN, encoded by the exons ATGGCGAAAGAGTATGGAGAAGTTGAGTTGTTTGGTTTGAGGGGAAGCCCTTATGCTGGCAGGGTGCAGATAGCGCTGGAACTGAAGGGGGTGAAATACAGATACGTTGAAGAAGATCTTAGAAACAAGAGTGATCTTCTTCTGAAATACAACCCTATTCACAAGAAGGTTCCTGTGCTTGTCCACAACGGAAAACCTTTGGCTGAGTCCCTTGTCATTCTTGAATACATTGATGAGATATGGCAGAACCATCCCATCTTGCCGCAGCACCCCTATGATAGATCTTTGGCTCGATTCTGGTCAAGGTTTATTGATGACAAG TGTCTGCCTGCAATATCAAAGGCTGCATTTACTGCAAATCAGGAGGAACGGGAGAAAGGCACTGAGGAATCACTTCATGCTCTTCAGTTTCTGGAGGATGAACTGAAACACAAGTTCTTTGGTGGTGAGAGTATTGGCCTAGTGGACATAGCCGCCGGCTTCATAGCTTTCTGGCTCCCTGCAATTCAAGAGGCTGTGGGGTTGAAACTGCTCAGCTCTAAGAACTTTCCAAAGCTTTCTAAATGGAGTGAAGAATACACCAACCACCCCGTTGTCAAAGAGAACCTTCCCCAAAGAGAGAGAGTTGTGGGTTTTTTCAAAGCGCGATATGCATCCATTATTGCTCAAAATTAG